Within the Nicotiana tabacum cultivar K326 chromosome 11, ASM71507v2, whole genome shotgun sequence genome, the region GTTTTGACACATCCAGAAACGATGACAAACATAAAGATACCACTCGTTCAGCATATTTCTCAAATTCTTTAAACTTGGTCATCTGTCAATTGGTATTGCTGGAGGATCTGAGTGCAGCTAGAAAGAGGCTCATCGCGGAGGAAACCCATGGCATTGGCAAAACGGGTGTTGGAAATCATGCCATTGTTGCGGGTGAGGATTACACGTGAACGATCACGGCCAGCGTTGGGCTTGGTGCAGGTGCGGTCGGGGCTCTTAACGAGGATGACATCGCAGGCATCGTCACCACGGTCACTGTTAACCAAGATATTGTATTCTCCTTTAGAGTTGGTCACACCTTCAACAGTGTAAGTGGATGCCTCGATGACCCTGTGCCTACACTCAATTCTAACCTTTGCGCCTGTCAGTGAAACCACATGAATCTTAATACCACGTCAATTACATAaaaaagtagtagtag harbors:
- the LOC107775582 gene encoding protein DOWNSTREAM OF FLC yields the protein MARLIAFFTLCLLSASVASATFTGNPFLVKGKAYCDTCRCGFETPATKYLAGAKVRIECRHRVIEASTYTVEGVTNSKGEYNILVNSDRGDDACDVILVKSPDRTCTKPNAGRDRSRVILTRNNGMISNTRFANAMGFLRDEPLSSCTQILQQYQLTDDQV